ACTGTCTTTATTCCCTTAATGTTGTACAATTTATTCGACACAAACTGATGAGCACTGGAATCATCTTTGAAGATCATGTGTACGTGCAATCTAGGACCATTATCTAAACCATATATTCTCACCACTTCAGGGATTTCCCCTAACTCTTGGGCTACCTTTTTTATGGAGTAGGGTACAGTTTCTATTTCCATAACTAACGATACATTTAATCCTAAATTTACCCTATCTATTAATGCGACGTAGCCCCTTATTATTTGAGAATCCTCTAACCTTTTAATTCTATATCTTATAGTGCTTATGGGTATTCCCAACTCATCTGATAGTTCCTTTAAACTCTTTTTAGCATTATATCGTAAGATGTTAAGAATTTTTTCATCTATCTCATCAAGTCTTATCGTATTAACTCCCATTAAATGTATATTACGCATCTTAAGCATATAAGGATTATTGTAAAAAATGCAAATTATACATTCATAGAATTGCATGAAATGAGTTTTTACATACGATTAATTGTGAATATTCCAAGTCAAAGGAGCGTAGAGTATTGCTATTTTGCAATAATTTATCTATATTATGTACTTAATAAAAAACATGGGTTAAAAACCAATAGTTTATATAAATATTAGTTAACAAAATTTTTAAAGTATTAAACATTTATGGTTGATATGTTACGGTGACATTTAGAGTTTGACCATTGGATAGGGTTAATTGTATAACGTAAATATTGCCCGGAGTAAACATAAAGGAAGTCTTGAAGTTCATTTTAATATTGTTATAACCTATTGATAACTGATTAGGTGATATATCAGCAGTGCTATAACTTGTACCCATTATTATTGCATTTAGTATTTGTAATTGATATTGAGAATATATCATTACTTCAGCAATACCGTTACTATATAGCTTCCCAATTCCTATTTGACCGATAGGTGAGGAAGGTGGCGGTATCTGTTGCTGTTGATATTGGCCTTTCATTACCTCATCTAATCCTGAACGTATCTTAAAAAATCCAATTATTTCTACAATAGCTCCAACTATTGAAATAAATATACTAAGTATCGCACCTATTAAAACAAATAGCCCACCATCATCTAGATTGCGGTTGTTGTAGAACTTACCTAAATCCCTAAAGCTTAGGGCAACAAACAAGTAGCCAATAAATGCAATAATCCCGCCAATTAATTCCAGTGCGACAATACCAATAATGCTGGTGAGTTCAACACGGTGAATTCCAAACCTAATCGTTGGAAGAAGGAGTAATAGATATAAGATAGAGATAAAGAATATGATTAAACCTACAAGGACCAGACTAGTACCAGTTATTCCTCTTCTTAAATCTCTTCCTAAGGACGTTAATAAACTAAATCCTTCTCTCATATTAAGAAGTGCTAATCCTACTAGAACTATTCCGATTACTAAAACGATAATACTACCAGAAATAATTGGTAATCTTGCTCTCATAGAGAATAATATCGTTAAAAGTATAACCGCTGAGATGATCGAGAGTATAGCATTTATAATTAAATACGTTACGCCATTTCTCAGTTTAGCTAAACCAATTGTTTCGATATTCTGTTGGGACATATTATAAATAGTTTTGAGAAGAATATAAGAGCACTGATTCGAAGAGCCTCATAAAGTTCCATATGTCGCTATTTTAGAAAAATTACTGTAAAATCTCTCTTTATGAAATTAATGTAAACATGTAAAAATTTCTATCAAAATATTTATTACTTAATGCTATGAGTTCACGGTATAAATTAGTTATGTTATTAGAGGCAATAGTATGTAGTGCTTCTACATTCAATCACAGTACTTAAAGATTAATGTAAAGGATTTTTTGAATTATTAGTACAATATTTTGCTTAATGGGGTATTTGTAAAACTATCTGGTTTTGTACGTCCTTTTTTTACTATGAGGAGAACATAAAAAGTAGCTTAAGTTTTGAAAACCCCCACAAAGTACTAGTTTAAGGTTTTATAGAGAGAATGTAGATTTTTGACTTTTTACTACAATAATAAAATTGTAGGGTGCAGTCAGATTCTCATTATCAAATAATCATAGTTAAGTTGTATTAGCTTTATATTTTTCAAAAGTAATATCTCATTTATGATTCGTGGAATAGATGGAGTATTAAAGGGAAGAGATACAATAGATGGAGCAGGAGTGAGGCTTTACAGAGTCTTTGGAGGCTTAGATACAGTGGACTTAACTGACCCTTTCCTCTTGTTAGACTTTTTTGGATCTAATAAGGTTGAAGAGTACATTAACGGATTTCCTTGGCATCCTCACAGAGGAATTGAAACTGTTACGCTACTATTTGAGGGAAAAGTTGAACATCAAGATAGTCTAGGCAATAAGGGTACGATATATCCTGGGCAAGTCCAGTGGATGACAGCGGGAAGTGGCATATTCCACCAAGAAATGCCTAAGCCTTTAGATGAAAGCGAAATACCTAAATATAATCAGGATCCATTGCTTGTTAGAGGTTTACAACTTTGGATTAATTTGCCTTCTTATAAGAAGATGACACAACCAGTGTATAGAGATGTAAAGAGAATACCTAAAGAGAAATTCGATTTTGGAGATGTTTCGGTACTTGCTGGAGAATTTGCTGGAATAGAGGGACCGGTTAAAGTTAAAAGTGACGTTGATCCCTTTTACATACATGTCAATCTTAATGGAAATATGACTCTAAAGGTGAAGCAAGGATATACTGTGCTAGCTTACGTTGTTGATGGCAAGGCTAGATTTGCGCCTAACTCTCCAGAGATCGGAAAAGGTAATTTAGTGGTATTTACTAGAGACGGAGATGAGATTAAAATTAGTGGGAATGCGAGTTTCATAGTACTATCTGGAAGACCTTTAAATGAACCAGTAGCGTGGTATGGTCCAATAGTTATGAATACAGAAGATCAATTAATTGAAGCCTTTGAGGATTTAAGAAAAGGAACATTCATAAGGCATAAAGAGGTTCTATTTGAATAAATATATTTTTCTACACGGTAAATACTATTTTTATTGAAACATAGCGTCATTCACATTAAGATTGGACTTTAAAAAGATATGCTCCTTGAATTCAGTGTCAAATGGCATTTCTGATAGAAGGTAATACTTGAATATATAAATTCTAGTTCATATCAATACAGACTCCATTATAATCAGTTAAAAAGAGTGCTTGTGGGGGGTATTTGTAAAGCTATCTGGTCTAAACTCTCTTTTTGCTATGTAGATAATGTAAAAGGTAACATAAGATTTGGAAAAACCTCACAAAGTACAAAAAGAAAAGAGAAGAAAAAAGATGTTAGAAATTTTACCACCAACCCTTTCTGTGATGTAACCCCCTATGCCAGTCAATAATACCAGTTAAATAGCCCTTACCCAGATCAGTTATCTCTAAATACTCTACACCACCCTCAATACTTCTTTTAGCTAATCCAGTAGAGAGAAGAACGCTTATTGTAAAGTCGAAAGCTGATCCATATAGTGGCAAACTCTTCTTTAGTTCCTCTACGCTTTTCTTTCCTTTTGATAACTCTGTTAATGCTTGATAGGTCCACATTCTGAAGATTCCAAACAACTTCTTCACTAATATCAAATTCGATATCAAAATATTTAAACTCGCCTATTTACCACTCTAATACCGTCTCTGTCAATAACAACATATCCTTTATCGTTGTAAAGGTTCTGTAAACTGGTCAAAGTACCCGCATTTGCGCACCTTATACTTTTAAAATATCTTAAAGCATGTGAGTGCCCCAGAACTAGGGTATCCTTAAAGTTTCTTAGCATTACTCTGAAAAATACACAAAAGAGAAAAGGTGGAATATCTTCGTTTATTTTTCTCAACTTGTTAGCTATACTGTACTCCTTTTCCTCATTTACGAACTGATGTCCATGAAGAAGAGTATAATATTTCCCATTATTTTTTACCCTAATAATATCGAAATCGCCCCTACATTTATCCTCATCGCCTTTAACGTAAATTATGTTTTTTCTTATTTTTAAATTTGAAAGAAACTTTCTGTAATCTTCTTCGTTAGAAACTATTATATCTCCTAGAAGGATAATCAATGATGGTTTCTCATTCACTATAATCTCATTTATTTCATTAACGTCACAAAAAGGGTAATGGATGTCAGATAAGATTAAGATTTTACCATTCCATTCTAGTTCAAGTCGCCTCCACCTTTTACGTAATTTTCTAGTTCCTATCAAAGTTTTTATCCCCTCTATCTTATTTATTCGCGTGGTAAAAAATGAAAATTCACTTTGAAGAAATATACGTTTCCACAACGAAACAGTTTGAGTTAATTGATATAACTGATCAAGTTGAAGAGATAGTGAGGAAGAGTGGAGTTAATAATGGAATTTGTTTAGTTTTCGTAGCTCATTCTACTGCTGCAATTATTGCAAACGAGCATGAGAGGGGATTAATGGAGGATATCTTAACAAAAATAAAGGAGTTAGTAGAACCAAATAGAGGATGGAAGCATAATTTAATTGATGATAACGCTCACGCACATCTTGGCGGAACCTTATTAGGTGCAGATAGGGTTTTTCCAGTTAGAAACGGAAAATTAGTGAGAGGAACCTGGCAGAACATTTTCCTTGTAGAATTAGATGGTCCAAGAAGTGAAAGAAGAATCACTGTAGAAGTTCTAGGTGAATAGAGTACTAACGCTTTGTCTGGGATTTCAGAACTTATGTTAATTTTTAAGATCTCCCCAAGATAGCAGAAATGTAACGAACCAGACAGTTTTACAAATATCCCACTAACAGCGTCTTTGATTAAAGGGTTTAAATACTAAGAGAAATTTTCTTTTATGATTTATCTAAACTAAGCTATACTATCTCGATTTCGAATCTAGCTAATAATGTAAAAATTTTATATTATCTTTTGCGAATATTCACATATGAGTGATATTGTTGATAAGTTAAAGAATGATGCGGATTTCATTAAAAAGGTAGCTGATGCAATAGCCTAAAATATTATTGTTGCAGAATAGATCAGAACTTTTTGAGGAAAAATTATCATACCAATAATTTTCACTATGAGACCAAAATATATCGAGAAGGAGTGTAAAGAAAAAGGAATTTTCCTAACCGATGGTTATAATGACTATACTGAGTTAAAGGAGATAATGAAAATAAACAGTTAAATTAGGGGATAGACTGCGTTAATCTTCAACATAAATATTTGTAACCGTACTATACTTTGTGGAGTATATTCGTAAACTATCTTAATTTTGTACGTTATTTTTACTACGAAGAGAATATGAAATAGTAAGGTAAGTTTTGAAAAATCCCATAAAGTAACCGTATTATTCCTATTTACAAAAATGCGGGCAGAAAGCTTCGCCTTTTTAAGATGGAGATGAATACCCGCGTAATGTTTTTTAAACAGTTTCTTCAGAAATAAGCATGTGCTGAGGGCTTCAGAGCGAGCTGTCCGCGAGGACAGTTCCATCGAGGAGGAGATCGTGACAATCAAAATGAAGATCTCCTCCTCGGCTCTGGAGCCCATAGCTATGAATTATATGCAAGCTAAGAGGTTCGTTCTACAATGGTTATATGAACACAAAACCACTTCTCTAAAAGAAGTACATAATGCATTGTATGAAGTCCTCAGGGAGAAATTTGGTTTGAAATCAAAACTTGCTCAAGATTGCTATCGTGATGCTATTGCCGTGTATAAGAGTTGGCTAAAGAATCCCAAAAAAGGGAGATTTCCGATCTTAAGAAACGTTTCCTTATGGTTAACGCCAAAAGCTAGTTATACTGTTGATTTCAACACGATGACAGCTAAGATACTTGGAGAGGAAGTGAAAATAGTGGGATATCCTCACAATCTTTCACAGTACAAGGCGTTACATGCTTCGCCTCTAACAATTTAACTATTTTTCATAACTTGTCTAAGGCTGAAGACAAGGTTGAATCCCCATCAACACTTGGCTCCCTCCCTTTCCTAACCCTGACCACCTTCTTAGAATCAC
The nucleotide sequence above comes from Sulfolobus tengchongensis. Encoded proteins:
- a CDS encoding Lrp/AsnC family transcriptional regulator, which codes for MGVNTIRLDEIDEKILNILRYNAKKSLKELSDELGIPISTIRYRIKRLEDSQIIRGYVALIDRVNLGLNVSLVMEIETVPYSIKKVAQELGEIPEVVRIYGLDNGPRLHVHMIFKDDSSAHQFVSNKLYNIKGIKTVSISRIIERYKIDPSVLL
- a CDS encoding DUF973 family protein, which produces MSQQNIETIGLAKLRNGVTYLIINAILSIISAVILLTILFSMRARLPIISGSIIVLVIGIVLVGLALLNMREGFSLLTSLGRDLRRGITGTSLVLVGLIIFFISILYLLLLLPTIRFGIHRVELTSIIGIVALELIGGIIAFIGYLFVALSFRDLGKFYNNRNLDDGGLFVLIGAILSIFISIVGAIVEIIGFFKIRSGLDEVMKGQYQQQQIPPPSSPIGQIGIGKLYSNGIAEVMIYSQYQLQILNAIIMGTSYSTADISPNQLSIGYNNIKMNFKTSFMFTPGNIYVIQLTLSNGQTLNVTVTYQP
- a CDS encoding pirin family protein — protein: MIRGIDGVLKGRDTIDGAGVRLYRVFGGLDTVDLTDPFLLLDFFGSNKVEEYINGFPWHPHRGIETVTLLFEGKVEHQDSLGNKGTIYPGQVQWMTAGSGIFHQEMPKPLDESEIPKYNQDPLLVRGLQLWINLPSYKKMTQPVYRDVKRIPKEKFDFGDVSVLAGEFAGIEGPVKVKSDVDPFYIHVNLNGNMTLKVKQGYTVLAYVVDGKARFAPNSPEIGKGNLVVFTRDGDEIKISGNASFIVLSGRPLNEPVAWYGPIVMNTEDQLIEAFEDLRKGTFIRHKEVLFE
- a CDS encoding metallophosphoesterase family protein, producing the protein MIGTRKLRKRWRRLELEWNGKILILSDIHYPFCDVNEINEIIVNEKPSLIILLGDIIVSNEEDYRKFLSNLKIRKNIIYVKGDEDKCRGDFDIIRVKNNGKYYTLLHGHQFVNEEKEYSIANKLRKINEDIPPFLFCVFFRVMLRNFKDTLVLGHSHALRYFKSIRCANAGTLTSLQNLYNDKGYVVIDRDGIRVVNRRV
- a CDS encoding secondary thiamine-phosphate synthase enzyme YjbQ — its product is MKIHFEEIYVSTTKQFELIDITDQVEEIVRKSGVNNGICLVFVAHSTAAIIANEHERGLMEDILTKIKELVEPNRGWKHNLIDDNAHAHLGGTLLGADRVFPVRNGKLVRGTWQNIFLVELDGPRSERRITVEVLGE